The sequence below is a genomic window from Dyadobacter chenwenxiniae.
TTGCCACCGACAGACAATGAAGAATATGTGCCGCTTCCCAAGGATAACTCCAGGCCGGCAGGCGGCCCTCCTCCGGGAGCATTGTCCTAAGCTTATTAAGCGTTCATTCAAGATGATCAATTAAATATGTTCCTGCATTTCCGCAAAGAATTCCCACAACTGGAAAAGTACTGGGACAAATATTTACCGCATCAGCGCCGATTGGACGTCCCAGCCAAAACCGTTTTACTGAAAGAAGGACAGGTGTCTCAACATTACATTTCCGTTGAGCAAGGCTGCGTACGGGCATATTTTGATAAAGGCGGGGATGAGAAAACGGTTCAGTTTTTCTTTGAAAACGCTGGCTTTTCCTTATTTGACAGCTTTGTTAACGAAGCCGCAAGCCAGTTTACCATTGAAACGATCGAGCCGTCTGTCATTTACCTTCTGCCCAGGATCCATGTGATGCAAATGGTTGAGGATTTGAGCCAGGAACCTGGTTTTATACAGATATTTCTTAAAATATCGGCAGACCGCCACAAGCGATACAACAACGAACTCGTATCCTTTATCCGCGACACGCCCGAACAGCGTTACCTGCGACTTTTAGCCGAACGGCCACATATTATCCAGCGCGTTCCGCAGCACTACATAGCTTCCTATTTAGGTGTGAGTGCCGTTCACCTGAGCCGGATTAAAGGAAAACTTGCCAGGGGCGCTGACCATTTCTGATTTAATAACATATGTTATCGCTGCCAGCCTGCTGCACAAAGTAGTTTTGGAAAAACAAAAAAACAGCGATAAGAGATGAAAGCAGCCATTATATATCCCGGCATCGGACTACCAAAGTACACGGAGATCCCTGAACCTTTGGCGGAAAAGGATAACCAAGTTTTAGTAAGTGTAAAGGCTGTCGCCATCAAGCAATTGGACAAAAGCATTGCATCAGGCAAGCATTACAGCAGCGTAGCCACACCTGAGACGGGCCATATTCCAGGAGGCGACGGCGTCTGCCTTTTGCCCGACGGCACCCGTGTTTACGGCATGGGTATCAGCGGAATGATGGCTGAAAAGGCCTTTATTCACAAAGACCGCATTGTGAAATTGCCCTCAGCCTTAGACGACGCAACTGCGGCCGCCCTGCCTAATGCAGTGGTCGGGGCAGCAATGGGTTTGAAATTCAAAGCCAACATTAAAGACGGCGATATAGTGCTGATAAATGGCGCAACGGGGGTGACCGGGCAGGTTGCCGTACAGTTGGCTAAGTACTACGGTGCAAAAAAAGTAATTGCGACAGGCAGAAATCAACAGTCCCTTGCCAGGCTGCGGCCACTTGGAGCTGATGAAACCATTGCGATCACAGGAAAGCACGAGCATTTTGTGGAACAATTGCAAGAGCTTCATCGGGTAACACCCATCAATATCGTCATTGACTACTTGTGGGGCCGGACTGCAGAGCTGATCCTGTCTGTACTCAAAGGCAAGGAGTTGTTTACAAATCCGGTGACCTATGTTTCGGTGGGTAGTATGGCGGGAGATATGATACAGTTGTCGTCCGCAATACTGCGCAGTGTAGATTTGAAATTAACCGGCTCAGGAATCGGATCTTGGCCCCGGGAACACACAAGCAGTATCTTTTCTGACATTCTGCCAGAAGCCCTGCAACTAGCTGCTGATGGAAAATTGAAATTG
It includes:
- a CDS encoding quinone oxidoreductase family protein, whose protein sequence is MKAAIIYPGIGLPKYTEIPEPLAEKDNQVLVSVKAVAIKQLDKSIASGKHYSSVATPETGHIPGGDGVCLLPDGTRVYGMGISGMMAEKAFIHKDRIVKLPSALDDATAAALPNAVVGAAMGLKFKANIKDGDIVLINGATGVTGQVAVQLAKYYGAKKVIATGRNQQSLARLRPLGADETIAITGKHEHFVEQLQELHRVTPINIVIDYLWGRTAELILSVLKGKELFTNPVTYVSVGSMAGDMIQLSSAILRSVDLKLTGSGIGSWPREHTSSIFSDILPEALQLAADGKLKLDTVTGKLANIAELWTMDVPDGKRVVVML
- a CDS encoding Crp/Fnr family transcriptional regulator, whose product is MFLHFRKEFPQLEKYWDKYLPHQRRLDVPAKTVLLKEGQVSQHYISVEQGCVRAYFDKGGDEKTVQFFFENAGFSLFDSFVNEAASQFTIETIEPSVIYLLPRIHVMQMVEDLSQEPGFIQIFLKISADRHKRYNNELVSFIRDTPEQRYLRLLAERPHIIQRVPQHYIASYLGVSAVHLSRIKGKLARGADHF